CTCTGACATACAAGTTGCTTTCCTTCAAGACCCAACCTTCTGTCAGGTTTCACTTTTGTGCAGGAATCACCAATATGTGCGCCTTCATCACGCTATCCTACTCCTGCCATCGCTAATGCATCGGATGAATTCACTGCATCTTGTACGTGCGACCCACCACCTGGTTTCAAGTCACACAACTCTTCTATCAACATTAGGCCGCAGTGCATGCTTCACATCATTGAGCACGACACCACCGACATCGCTGACAGACAACCTTTCTTTGGAAGAACATGGTCAAGCAACATCTGCTGCGACACCACCCAATGATGAATCACCCGGAATCCCAAACTGCAGGTACACAAACTTTGGTAACAGCAACAAAGATCGAGGAAATACCACAAAAATCAGTTGTGATGAAACGAAGCCAACTTGCTTCCTGCCAAGATGAAATCAGAATACCAGAGCCAGCACCAACGCACATGCTTTTAAAAGCGAAGACAATTTGGAACCCCATACATCTGAAGATCaagctgcttcgcgattctcAAGCTTTCTTCTGCGTACTAATCCTCAACAATCGATTGCCACTGCAGAAGCGTGGCATGGGCCAAGCAACGTCGCACACTATCAAATTACAAAAATTCTGAATGACGTCGCAGCAGCCTCAGAAGAGTCTTCTGAGAAACCTGGCAAACTGCCCTTGCCACCAGACAAGTCTCACAAAAAGGAGCAGTGTACCAGCTACCAATTGACCCCCCTTCAATTTGCAAAAGAAATCAAAGGCATATTTCAATAGAAACACCTCAACAAATTTCGCAACATCATCAACTCCAAGAACTGCAGCAATCACAATGACTTCGAAACAAGACGACGGAGCGCACTGAAAGCGCAGTTGCAACTAGGAAAACGTCAGTGCACAAGGCGAAAAAAACCAATAAAAATGCAACGAATAGGATATTTTGCAAGAAAGAAATGTCACTGAACACACCTTCAGCACCACCTATCAGGACTACTCCCACCCCAAGGATTCTTGCAACAACACTGCGTACAACGACGAAAAGGAGATAAGCACTTTCCCAGCATACCGGATCACCAGACACATCATTTCAATGACTCGGTCCACCGAACATTCAAACAGGAGACGGCGTGTGTCTACAAGTCGCCCCGACATTTGAGTTCCCATGGCTGCCATGTGTCCAAACCATCCTTCATCGGGGCATGCATATGTCGTCTGGAGTGCAACAGCCAGCCTCAGCGACCTGAGCTCTGCTGGACGTCACTGGACTGCCGCACATTTCTCGGAAGTTGTAACGAGTTTCAAGCCAGAACATTGTAGTAACTGCACTTTCTCATATTTTTATTTATCATCTCCTTGCTCCCTTTCATGTTGTTGTTGCGCGCGCTCTCTTAGGGGGAGAGGGAATGTGTAATAGAGGACAGAAGGACGGCATGTGAAATAGACGAAGGTGAAGATTAAACGCAGTGTTCGGGCGACAATGTTTGTTTCTATCCTCAACCTCCTGCTCTCGTCCCATATATAGTGGTTTTCCGCTAAGATTCAACTCCACCTGCATGCATGCAGACTTGTAGAATACACATGCATGTCCTCGTAAGTACCATGCAGCATTGAAGGTTTTACACATAGGCACACCATTAAAGAGAACTTGCCAAATTTATTCAAGAAGACAAGTTATATTTATAATATAATTAAATAATGTGATGTAGACACACTGCTTTTAAGCCACAACTTTACATAAATGCAGCTCATGCTAGTGTCACTAGGACTTTCTCTAGTAAGCAATAACTTCTGCCTACATAAGAGCAAATGTACAGGCAAGAAGAAAATAATGTGGAATCTTCATGCGCGTGCCAAACTGCCTTGTTGCACCCTCTGACGATAGGATGctactgtgcattgagtgcacTGTGTTTTGAGATGCTACTATGCATGTACATCCTTTAATGCTCCTGTGCCTGCATGTACACCCACTTTTTCCCATCCTGCTGTAAGAATGCCGATGATGCAAAAGTTCTTGCTTCTGCATAGAGCTTACGCTACGCTTTTAGTGTTGTCAAGAGCCAAACATTGTTACCCTAAGTTCCCACACTGTCACTTGAAGTACAAAACATGGTGATGTTGGCAGACACAGTGGGCGCTACATTGATCTTGGGATGCCTGAAGGGGGATATGGGCAGTGTGACAGGCTTCTTGTGCAACTTGGCAAGCAAGGTATTCATAATTATAAATGAATAGTATTAAGGCCGCTGAAAGTCAAATGAGCACATAGAAGATGAAAGCGAGAGTACCTGGTGGTCTGCTTTGCAGTGCTACGCATGTAAGTAATATAGACACACGTGTCAGTTACAAAGCCCTCCATCACAGTACCACTCAGAGCACAGGTGCAGTTTTCGAACAAGAACAAAGAAGCAGAAATAATGGTTTTCTTGAGATACAAATGCTTATGCAAAATGTTGAAATCTTGCAATGGCAAAACAGGAAAAGTGATGTTCCTACCATGGTTTAACGGGACACAAACACATCTCTCAAGAATTTCTGCAGCACGCCAAAGAGACAGGCTGGTTGAAAGTTGTCCGCCGTTGTACACTCCCAAGTCTGTGGAAGGCAGCGTAGGATCATAGAAATTTTTGACAGAGCCAAAGAACTGCCCACAAATGAGGGTGTCTCCATCTGAAGAAACTTCCTTATTAGGACAATGTTGCCATCACAGAGTTTCACACAGGAATACCCTGGTTTTATGGAGAGTGCCATTTTGCCAAAGTTGAACGTCTTATATTGCTGGCCGTAGAAATCGGGAGGAGCTGGTCCACTGTCATGCATCTGCCATAACTTTCCTTCCATGTCGTGTGGCTGCCGATCGTTCCTGGACTTCAGCTTGAGCTCAGCAGCTCCCATGAACAGTTGTTCTGTTGGAAGGGCATGTACTCTGAGAAGCCGTTTAATCTTCCCTAGAAAACTTTGAAATGGGAAGCAAGAAAATAGAGCAAGGTGGCCAAACTGTCGTGTATCTTATGCCAAGTGAATGAGGCTATGCATGTTGAAGGTGTATACACCGACCCCATAGAGGCTTCCGGCATCAGAAACAAAGCTCTGCAGTAACTCCTCTGCTTTGTCACAGTGGGTAGCACACAGGCTTGGTGACGAAAGTATAGTGATGGCGCAACTCAACTTTAAGAAGTGCTCATAGAATTGACGAGGAAGATGGTTCTTTAGGACAGCTGGGCCAAAGTAGATTAAGAAGTTGCGATATTCTGAAGCTTTCCAGTATTCGAGAGTTTGCAGTGATCTTGGCACATGCTCCAACTCTTTTGGGGTGCTAACCACAAGCGATACCAGTTTTCCAGAAACCTCGTGCCGAGATTTCACTGGCAATTTTGATGCTGATGGGGTAGATGATGTCCAGTGGCTGATAAGCAGCTTTTTCATAACACCAAGGCAGACCAAGTGCATGTAATCAAGAGGAAATTTGCTAACCATGCCAACACCCAACTGAACCAGAGGTGACGTAGAGTTGTGATGCTCTGGCTGTGTCATATTCTTGAAATCTGCATCAGTacgaagggctgcagaatgatTTGCGAATGTTACCTTTCTGTGCACCTGTGAATATGACCCTTCCTGAGTACACTTGTCACAAGCAAAATACGCTGTGTGTCCTTTAGTGCACTTTATAAAGGACCTTGCTGGAGTGTCACAAATAAAAGCATGAAGTGACACTTTGTATGAGGTACTGTCGTGTTTCAGCCCCTTTGAAGCAACATCTGGAGTTCTTCAACAAGATCATTAGTGTAAACACCAATATCTTCGGGTTTTGAGTTTCCAAAGTACAAGGCCGTAAGAAAAGGTTCGCGTAGGGAGCTCTGTTCTGCTCGCACAAGCACTGGCCAGAACTGCTTTGGTGAACTTCGAAAAAATCGGCAGGCCATCAATGTTGATAGTCAAAGAAATGTCTGTTGTGTTACGGTCAATGCAAGCACTGTCTAACTGATCAATCAAATTATCTGGAATACCAAAATAGCAGTATGACCCACTTCCCATGCTTCTTACAGAGGTTGATCGTGGCGTTTTCAGCAGTGTTATTGAGTCTAAAGGCAGCTCAGGATGATGTGGGTGCCAAATTTTTAGCAGTTCAGTGACATGTGATGCACATACAATGCCCATGTACGGAGCTGGCAAGAAAGCGTGGGCAAACAATATTCCTCATCAGTGTCAGTTGATAATGCTTCCCCAGATTCATTGCTCCTTGAATCCTGCATATCCTTGGATACAAGATCGTCGCTTTGAGAACACGATGGGGACTCATCACAGCGAGAACAACCGGGGAGAACGGGCGCCTCAGTAGTGCCTGCGGCACCTTCCAAGCCCCTGACATGCGTGGCCCCGCCCACGTAGGAGAGTTGTTGGGGTTTCGTTAGTTGAGCCAGTTCAACCACGGAAACCTCCTCGACCGCTGTTTGAAATGCTGAAGCACTTGGCTGCTCCTGTGACTCATCTACATGAGACAAAGCAGCTTTTTCGCGCGCTCTACGCCTGCGCCTCTGTCGGGGGCCGACATCGTCAAGTGAGCGTTTCGTTCTTTCCATAGTGAATAAACGCTGCGTGGAAGTAAATCGGTACCAAAAATGACATATGAAAAAACGCGTAAGCCCGCACGCACCAAAGCCATCGCTCCACAGTATACACAACACGAACACGCAACCATCAGGAGCACGGTGATTAGGAGACACACCTGCAGCCCACAATATATGCAGCGTACAAATCACGCACACAGGACGACCGCTAGTCCAGGGCCAGATCCATAACTGCTGAAGCGCGTTAGCCCACACGCACTAAAACTTTCGCTCCACAGTATACACGTACACACAACCATCAGGAGAACGGTGATCATGAGACACAACGCCCGCAGCGCACGAATCACGCGCACCGGGCTACCGCTAATATACAGGGCCAGTTTCAAAACTGCTGGCGCGCGTTAGACCGCATGCATCAAAGCCTTCGCTTCACAGTATACACAACACGTACACGCAACCATCAGGAGCACGGGGATCAGGAGACGCAACGCCGGCAGCCCACAATATATACAGCGCACAAATCACGCGCACCGGACGACCGATAATACAGGGCCAGTTTCACAACTGCTGCAGCGCGTTAGCCCGCACGCAGGAAAACGATCGCTCCACAGTATACAACACACGTAGTACACGCAACCATCAGGAGCACGGTGATCAGGATATAAACGCCTGCAGCACGCAGCGCACAAATCACGCACACCGGACAAACGTTTGCAACGGACGACCGCTAATCCAGGGCCAGCAATTATGAGCTGCTCGTCTTTTGCCAGAAGACAGATGTACCTTCGAACAAACTCACCTCCTGATGAGGAAGATATTTCTATTTCGTACAAAACGGACTACACTTTTTCCATTCGCCGCTCACTTCGTTTCACACTGCGTAGTTTCACTAGAAGCAATCGTAAATGAGCTCCTTCTGCAACATTTGCGTATGAACAACTAACCGCAATAAAAACATTCAAACGTAttttaaaataacaaaaaaattgtCCAATAATACTGCTTCCATGCTTATATAATTGAGAACACACAGCCCTAGCAATGCAGATATTTACAACGTCTAAAATTTAACACTGCATTTTGTTTTAGTCTCGAAGGAGATGCTTGACGTCAAAAATATAAAAACGCGATTGGCACAACTTGAGTTTTGTTTtgaatctcaaaggctatgcttgaCCTCGAGCATATGAGGGCGCAGCTGGCACAGCATGGGTAAGGTCCCtctatgttccaaaggtagcgaaAACCATTATTCAAAtgggaaaggagaatttccttcccgccctctacccctcccccgacttcttcgccgttttccgctctaccattggacgaggcttgacacgtgacgaataacccgcgccGCTTTCGTTTTCGCGGGAAAaaggcgccattagtgagcgtagaaacaccgcgacacatgtgcgctgtgcgtgagcgtaggctttctacatttttgaagacgcgctcgctcccagcacgatgccgacttgctgtgctgttggatgttcaaatagcattgccaaggggggcaaactttttgcggttcctcgtggcaaactaaacctcaaacggcgagcgatatggctccaccatatcggaagaaagaactttgactgccaccgagggaggctTTGCGAGGTAAGTCGATCGCTACTAAACCGTTTTGTGTATACGTGCTCCTGGAAGCCTTTCCGATCAACGGAGGCTTAATATTGACGCTTAgctcgaacgaaaaaaaaatcagcgtGACATTACCGGCCGCGTTTTCTCGTGCGGTTTCAATACCTATGAAAGCGAGATCATTCTAGCTGGCTCGTATTGGGCACCGTGTACCTGAAACTGCCGACAGTAAATACAGCAGAATATTTACTGTTGGGAATTTTCTTTCCATTTGCGAACATTTCTGCACACGCCCGAGAATCACTTATTAAAGAAGTCTGGTTTCTCTCTCAGCCACCGCGCAGACCATAGATTTCGCGAAATTTGGTTGCCACAAGTCGTTTGAAACAGATTCCGCAAAGGTTGGATGTGACGAAACTGGGGGCTTTAAAAATATTCACAAGTTCTTTTTAGGGTTTATTTTGCCACAGTGCATAAAGAGAGGATGATGATCAGATGCCTACGATAAAAAAGGAATTGGCAAGTACCTAACACCAATTCACCAAAGTAATGTAACTTGCAATATACTGCGAAGCTGCCCTTATGGAAACAGATGTAACTATGATTTTAACTACGTGTTTGTTCTTTAACCCTATAATTGAATTTCTTTTCGCAAGAACTATATGTTTATCTGTAGGCGAGTTTCATGCGTTCTTCTTTTTCTGTGATCTTAGTTTCAACTTTTTTCATTTGTCCCCATTTTTCTCTTACGAATTTTCCGCGTGTATGTACAATTAGAGGAGAGCTTATTATTCGCTGGCCATTTATTCGTTAtgcgcttttattattttgtCCTAATTTTGACCAAACTTGTAACTTTGTGTACTTTTGACTTGTAAATGGATAGGAACAGTCTCAGTGCAAGGACACTATCCTGTTTTCGCCGTCGTTGTTTGCATGTATTCATGCACGAAGCAAAACATTTTGCAGCACACTTCGGCAATATTTCTTTAGGAAAAATGCAGAAGCTGCGATGGAGGATGTCTGTTTTTTTTCAGAAACACTTCACGGACGACCAGTTCGAACCAGAGATTCTTGCGAGGACTGGCTGTAAGAAGTTAAAGCCTAATGCAGTTCCCTCAATATTTCTGCATCGGCCAGTTCCAAAAGAGCAAAAACCGCCGCGCAGAAGGCAAAAGGAAGTCGTTTATGGTGAGGCCTTTATAGCTCTTTGTTATGTCGACATTGATATTGTTGTTTACATGATAATAAAATTAGCGTGAGTCACTGACAGATAAAGTACTCCCTGCTTCCATCTTAATCAGCTGTGACCCTGAACCACTCTGCCGCTAATCATGTGTCTCACTGTGACGACAAAAATCCTCGCGTATAGAATGCGTAGTTACAAACCTCATGCTTCCAGCTGCCGCCTCGGACAAGCCAGGGTCATCTGCTGAGACGACCCCAGACCCTGAACCAACGTGCGACTCATATAGTGAGTGGAAAGCAGTGTGACCACAGATATTCTTCCCTATATGTGTACTTACACACCTCATGCTTACAGCTGCTGCCTTGAACAACCCAGGATCATCAGCTGAGGCAACCGCAGAACCTGAACCGACTTGCGGCTCACCGAGTTAGTAGAGAGCACGGTGACGACATCCTTCCCTATAATCTGTGTAATCACACATGTCATGCTTACAGCTACTGACTCGGACAAGCCAGGTTCATTAGCTGAGACAACCCCAGACCCTGAACCGACGTGCGGCTCACTGAGTGAGTTGAAAGCGCTGTTACGACAAATATTCTTCCCTATAGTCTGTGTACTCACACATATCATGCTTACAGCTACTGACTCGGACAAGCTAAATTCATTAGCTGAGACAACCCCAGACCCTGAACCGACGCGCGACTCATATAGTGAGTGGAAAGCAGTGTGACCACAGATATCCTTTCCTATATGCGTACTCACACACCTCATGCTTACAGCTGCCGCCTCGAACAACCCAGGATCATCAGCTGAGGCAACCGCGGAACCTGAACCGACTTGCGGCTCACCGAGTGAGTAGAGAGCACGGTGACGACATCCTTCCCTGTAATCTGTGTACTCACACATATGCTTACAGCTACTGACACGGACAAGCCATGTTCATTAGCTGAGACAACCCCAGACCCTGAAACCACGTGCTGCTCACTGAGTGAGTTGAAAGCGCTGTTACGACAAATATTCTTCCTTATAGTCTGTGTACTCACACACCCCATGCTTACAGCTGTCGTCTCGAACAAGACAAGCGACAGGATGGAAAGAAGCCATCAGTCAGAAGGGCCGCTTACACCGTCATTAGAAGCAGCGCTTACAAAGCGAATATCCGAGTTAGAGCTGCAACTTCGAGCAAAGGAACAGCAGCGGTTACTTGCTAATCGTAAAAAAACCAGACAACTTCTGAAATGAACAATTTAGCGTACGGACTGCACGAGTTCTTAAACACCGATCAGATACAAACCTCAAAAAGAACACGATGAGAGGCACGCCATGGACTGAGAAAACTTTGAGGAAATGCCTGCAGCTCAAGTTAGCGTGTGGAAAGCTGGGCTATAAGCTTATGAGGGAAATAGGACAGCCTCTTCCAGCAGAACGGACGTGGCAGCATCATCTTCAAAATTACAAGTTCCAGCCTGGTTGGCTTCATGGCTTAATGCCAGCATTCGCTTTAAAGGTATGTTTTTTTTATCACGAACCCCAAGTCGTTGTTGTGTCTTGGAAtagttgagttttttttttcaggttagGTTGTGGCGGGTAACACCTGCTTTTTTTCAGGTGGGACAGATGGAACCAGAAGAGCGGCATGCGACGTTGATGATCGATGAAATTCGGCTGACTCCTGGCCTTTCTTATGATGCGTCCTCTGGAACGGTATTTGGGGCACCGACGATGCCTCTAGCTGACGGCACATTGCCTGACGGATGCCAAGCAACGCATACAGTTGTGTTCATGCTTCGTGGTGTTCGCACCCGATGGAAGCCGGTTGCAGCATACCATCTCACAGGCAATTCCttttcagcaaaggcaatgaAGCAAGTTGTTGTAGACATAATAACTGAATGCGAAAAAATAGGCATCAGAGTGCATGTTGTCGTAACAGATATGGGGGGGGGAGGAAATCAAGCTGTCTGGAAGTTATTCCGAATTGTCGTTGGAAAGTACAGCAAGCCTAAAGCCTGGTGTGCTCACCCATGTGACCCTAACCGAAAGCTTTTCTTTATGCCAGATGTGCCCCACTTACTTAAAAGTTTGCGCAATCATCTAACGCGAGGTCAAGTGATTAAGCTGCCAGCAGACCTTGTTGATAAGCTACAACTTCCTGGACGCATTGTTTCAATAAAACCGATCGAGCGGCTTGTGGAGGTTGATGCCGGTGCAGAGCTTAAATTGGCACCCCACTTGAAGGCAACATGCGTGCTACCAGGACATTTCGGAAAAATGAAAGTAGGATTTGCCTTCAGCTTGTTTAATAGTGACACGGCTGCCGCACTGCACATGCTTGTGGAAGTGAAGGACAACAATATCAGTAGTGAAGATGCCCTGACCACAGCATGGTTTGTTGATTCAGTTTTCAAGTGGTTCAAGTTGATGTCCTCAAGAACGACAAAGCTTTCCATCAGCCACTTTAATGAAAACCGGTACGAGGATACCATCATGTTTCTCAAAGACTTGATTGACCTTTTTGAGAAGCTGGAAATAGGAGGTGCCACCAAGAAAAGTTGGAAGCCTATTCAAACAGGTATCGTGATGTCAACAACAGTCATGTTGCATGTGCAGAAGCTCTTTCTAGAAGACTTTGGTTTTGGATTTCTTTTGTTGAGCCGCTTCAGCACTGACGCTTTAGAATACCTATTTTCAACGCTGAGGTCAAAAAATCCTGTCCCAAGGGCGTTATAATTTTGTAGTTCATTGAAGACTGCCACTCTCTTCTTGTTTTTACGACCGAGCAAGGATAGCAGCTATGCTGATGCTGAAGGCTTCATGCTTGCTGGAATGTGTAGTGGTAAACGCAAACATGACGCGGTGCAATCTGTACACACTCCTGACGACATGCTCGATCTCTAGGTTCTAGAGCAGGAGTCATTGACTTACCTTGCTGGGTATGTTGTGCGGTGTATCAAAAATAATGTGGCCTGCCAAGACTGTCAAACTGCACTTTCTGACGACGCTAATGCTTGCAGGCTTCAACAGTTCAAAAGTTGCAGCAAAAACAAAATGACACTGGCTATTCCCTCAGCGTTGCAGGTTGTCGAACTTTCAGAGGCATACTTCAGGAAAAATGAAGTAGATCTTCTGAACAACAAAGTTAGCATTCCAGCGTTACAGGAGAAAGTAATGGCATCTCTGTTTACTACTAATTGCTTTCCATCATGCCATGAATTACCCAAAAAGATTGTGTAGTTGTCTCTGCGAACCAATGCACATCCAGGTAAAAAGATTTAATGCCGAAGCAGAGGGCAAGCGACTGGCTTCAAAAAAGTCTGGGAGCAGGAGTATTGCAATGAGGGACGCCGTTACAAACGTGCAATAATTTTGTTTCAAGTTTTATCTTCAAGTTTGTTTCAAGTTTTAGTTTCGAGTTTTATCTTCAAGTTTCTTTTAATGTGTTATCGTATTTGGAAACTTGTGAACGAGAAAGAGCGCTCTTTATTCGCTGCAATAACCGTGTTTCCTTTGTTTCAACTATGTGTAAATGTGTGTTCATTGAAAATATTAAAAAGTTCTTGGCATTTGGAGGCGTCATTACTGAGGGATGTTCTGCTCACTGTTCTCACCCAGTCAGCgatgaacgcgggaaggtgggtgcgttcgcaaGTTCACCGTCAGCGACCGActgagcagaaaaaaaagccccagtttatgctctgcggcgcacaaaagggcgcattttggcaatatgaataccagcatgacttttcataaaatgagcataatggaagagtcgccaattaaagaacaaaacgcagaaagcgcgcgcacacacggaaACCAAGGCATGTAACTGAtggggaaagaaaagcgcgcggatgcattttggaaataAAAAAACCATGTTGGAGGGTATTTAGcgcataaatgtctccgccgtgtttTGTGTGCCtagtttgatgtagctctttgcTTTCGTAAATACGTGAGGTAAACAGAAcgccattcgattccgagaaacaatcagcagtagaaAAGACTGCTTAGggttgcgtttaacttgttctacctttcgttttaatcgtctgagcgacgcagtttctactaataattgaaggtactgcATATCTTAGGAagatatctta
The DNA window shown above is from Dermacentor silvarum isolate Dsil-2018 chromosome 1, BIME_Dsil_1.4, whole genome shotgun sequence and carries:
- the LOC125943083 gene encoding uncharacterized protein LOC125943083, encoding MPTCCAVGCSNSIAKGGKLFAVPRGKLNLKRRAIWLHHIGRKNFDCHRGRLCEKHFTDDQFEPEILARTGCKKLKPNAVPSIFLHRPVPKEQKPPRRRQKEVVYAAASDKPGSSAETTPDPEPTCDSYTAALNNPGSSAEATAEPEPTCGSPTTDSDKPGSLAETTPDPEPTCGSLSELKALLRQIFFPIVCVLTHIMLTATDSDKLNSLAETTPDPEPTRDSYSEWKAV